DNA sequence from the Paenibacillus azoreducens genome:
GAGGCTAGAGATCTGCGCGAGAACGCCGCTCTGCATCTTGAGGTCGCGCTGCTGCGCGAAGCCTTTCTGACCCGCACGGAAGCGCTCCTGCACGGCGATCTTCATACAGGCAGCATTTTCGCCACGCCGGAGTCGACGAAAGTGATTGATCCCGAGTTCGCCTATTACGGGCCAATGGGTTTCGATATCGGCGCAATCATTGCCAATCTTCTGCTGAATTACGCCGCGCAGCCGGGCTGGACCAAAGACGAAGCAGCGCGCCGGGATACCGAACAGCGACTGCTGCAAACGGTGTCGGACATCTGGCAGGAATTTGAAGCCCGCTTCCGTAAGCTGTGGAATGAAGAAGCCCGGGATCCGATGTCCGGCGCTCCGGGTTATCAGGATGTGTATATCGCCAAAGTGCTGCGTGACACGGCCGGTTTTGCCGGGTGCAAAATCATCCGCCGCATCGTGGGTCTGTCGCATGTCGCGGACATTGACACCATTGAAGATGAGCAAATCCGCGAAACGGCTCAGCGCAAGGCGCTGGCCATCGGCAAACTGCTTGTCCTGAACCACCGCAGCATACAGACAGGGAACGATATTGTCCGGCTTGCAAAACAAGCGTCACAACCATTTGAAGGAGCTGTGTTATGAGCGACATCTACGAATCTACCGAAAACGCAATTTATGAACCGCTTGTTTCAGTAAAATGGGTCAACGATGGGCTGCAGCTGCTGGACCAGCGTCTGCTGCCGGAATCCATCGTCATGTTGACGCTGACCACGCCCGAGGAAGTTTGGGAAGCGATCCATGCGATGAAGGTCCGGGGTGCTCCGGCGATCGGCATTGCGGCCGCGTATGGCGTCGTACTCGAATCCATGCGCTACGACGGCGTAGACAAGCTCGAATGGCTTGATCATGTAAACAAGGCTTGCGATTATCTCGCCACTTCCCGCCCGACGGCCGTGAATTTATTTTGGGCGCTGGACCGCATGCGGAACAAAGCTTCGCAGCTTACGGCCCAGGGTAATGATCTCCCTAGCTTAAAGGAGACTCTGCTTGCCGAAGCCTCTGCGATCCAGGCGGAAGACGAAGAAGTCTGCCGCCGGATCGGTGAAAACGCGCTGCCGCTCTTTCATGACGGCATGGGCGTATTGACGCATTGCAATGCCGGCGGGCTGGCGACCGCCAAATACGGTACGGCTACCGCTCCGATGTATCTGGCTCACGAACAAGGCATGCGGCTGAAAGTATACGCCGACGAGACGCGCCCGGTTCTGCAGGGCTCCCGCCTGACGGCATTCGAGCTGCAGCAGGCCGGAATCGACGTCACCTTGCTCTGCGACAACATGGCCGGCTTGGTGATGTCCAAAGGCTGGGTACAGGCGGTGATCGTCGGAACCGACCGCGTGGCGGCCAACGGCGATGTCGCCAACAAGATCGGCACGTACAGCCTTGCCGTTTTGGCCAAAGCGCACGGCATTCCGTTTTACGTGGCCTGTCCGCTGTCTACGATCGACCTGAACACCGCTTCCGGCGATTTGAT
Encoded proteins:
- the mtnA gene encoding S-methyl-5-thioribose-1-phosphate isomerase, with translation MSDIYESTENAIYEPLVSVKWVNDGLQLLDQRLLPESIVMLTLTTPEEVWEAIHAMKVRGAPAIGIAAAYGVVLESMRYDGVDKLEWLDHVNKACDYLATSRPTAVNLFWALDRMRNKASQLTAQGNDLPSLKETLLAEASAIQAEDEEVCRRIGENALPLFHDGMGVLTHCNAGGLATAKYGTATAPMYLAHEQGMRLKVYADETRPVLQGSRLTAFELQQAGIDVTLLCDNMAGLVMSKGWVQAVIVGTDRVAANGDVANKIGTYSLAVLAKAHGIPFYVACPLSTIDLNTASGDLIPIEERPGHEVTEGFGKRTAPQGIKVYNPAFDVTPNEYVTAIITEKGIVRAPYAENLASLFR
- the mtnK gene encoding S-methyl-5-thioribose kinase — its product is MSTYHPLTIDEAVSLARSIPGHFPADAKLACKEIGDGNLNLVFHITDQSGSDKSIIIKQALPYAKVVGESWPLSLDRARIEREALQLQYSLCPGLVPEVYAFDDHLAITVMEDLSDHVIMRKGLIEGVSYPLFAGHIGEFLARTLFYTSDLAMGPQDKKEQVKKFINPDLCKITEDLIFEDPYKLSDNNNYPAYLEDEARDLRENAALHLEVALLREAFLTRTEALLHGDLHTGSIFATPESTKVIDPEFAYYGPMGFDIGAIIANLLLNYAAQPGWTKDEAARRDTEQRLLQTVSDIWQEFEARFRKLWNEEARDPMSGAPGYQDVYIAKVLRDTAGFAGCKIIRRIVGLSHVADIDTIEDEQIRETAQRKALAIGKLLVLNHRSIQTGNDIVRLAKQASQPFEGAVL